One window of the Novipirellula caenicola genome contains the following:
- a CDS encoding PVC-type heme-binding CxxCH protein: protein MHRSLSFLALLLLVITSIVSGSTAAADPLNVLFIGDQGHHQPKPRFDELAPVLKARGIEMTYREDLAMLNPQSLGQYDAVVLYANIDHIEKSQADALLQYVKQGGGFVPLHCATYCFRNDDRIVALMGAQFQRHGTGVFRTDIANTDHPVMQGFGGFESWDETYVHHMHNEKNRTVLEYRVDAEGREPWTWIRSEGDGRVFYTAWGHDSRTWTNPGFQNLVERGIRWAAKRDPQQAGDFLQDRAFPVPEMTKIAKDVKPFEYQDVGSEIPNYTPSDKWGVQGKPMNMMQKPLEPAESMKHLVVPKGFHVELFASEPDLQGKPICMAWDERGRLWVAETYDYPNELQPAGKGRDRIRICEDTDGDWKADKFTVFAEELSIPTSITFHDGGAIVQNATETLYLKDTDGDDIADVRKTLVTNWTLGDTHGGVSNFQYGLDNWIWAMQGYNQSKPVADGKPQQAFRMGFFRMRPDGSEVEFIRSTNNNTWGLGISEEGLIFGSTANGNPSVFMPIANRYYERVRGWTPSLTLSSIADSNDFHPITDKVRQVDHHGGYTAAAGHSLYTAREYPQEYWNRVAFVNGPTGHLTGAFVLKHDGSGFTSTSPFNLLASDDEWTAPIMAEIGPDGQVWIIDWYNYIVQHNPTPQGFETGKGAAYETKLRDKKHGRIYRVVFDGSDAKPSPDLSKATPSEWVAALNHPTMLTRKHAQRLLVERGKTDVTEELIKLIQDESTDTIGLNVGAIHALWTLKGLGELDADDTAASSAAFAALRHPSAGVRQNAVKVLPSSTASVDALLAAGVHRDPNANTKLAAILALSDLPASTASGEAIAQILSEPANLADRWIPDAATSAAAQNSIGFLQAVAKTQTVNPATKLLEITQRVAEHYARAKNAGEMETLVASLQNANRQVIDAVFAGISNGWQRDQKIELTAELESDLESLLDQGSPGTRGVMVRLATQWGSQKFEKYSKEITAGFVETLSDEDTPDAKRIEAARKLVEFNPADEETVSSLLDQLNPRTPPALADGIIDALEQSNSESLGPQLIDRLATMTPSIRSASLTLLLKRPGSTKSLLEAAKKGDASLNDLALDQKQSLASHPDKSIREEAKKLLESGGSLPNADRQKVLEELSFVAHTKGDAVKGKEVFKVHCGKCHVHSGEGSAVGPDLTGMAVHPKEELLTHILDPSRNVEGNFRVYTVLTLDGLVLNGMLASESKTAIELFDAEGKKHAVLREDVEELLASQKSIMPEGFEKSIKPEELTDLLEFLTKRGKHVAMDLSKVASAASDRGMFIDPNGEVERLVFGDWSPKTFKGVPFQLIDPRDGSVPNVVVLHSNHSPIVSKMPKSVTLPLNGPAKAIHLLGGVSGWGFPFSNAKTVSMIVRIHYADGTSEDHELLNEVHFADYIRRVDVPESEFAFDLFGRQIRYLAVYPKQAEPISTIELVKGPDRSAPVVMAITVESP, encoded by the coding sequence ATGCACCGCTCGCTTTCCTTTCTTGCATTGCTGTTGTTGGTGATCACATCGATCGTATCGGGGTCGACAGCGGCAGCCGATCCGCTGAACGTCCTGTTCATCGGTGACCAAGGACATCATCAACCCAAACCACGCTTCGACGAGCTCGCACCCGTTTTGAAAGCACGTGGAATCGAGATGACCTATCGCGAAGATTTGGCGATGCTGAATCCCCAATCGCTCGGGCAATACGATGCAGTGGTGCTGTACGCGAACATCGACCATATTGAAAAATCGCAAGCCGATGCGTTGCTGCAATACGTCAAGCAGGGCGGCGGTTTTGTACCGCTGCACTGTGCCACGTATTGTTTTCGCAATGACGACCGGATCGTGGCGTTGATGGGAGCCCAATTCCAGCGGCATGGAACCGGCGTGTTCCGCACCGACATCGCCAACACCGATCACCCAGTGATGCAAGGATTTGGCGGGTTCGAAAGTTGGGACGAAACGTACGTTCATCACATGCACAACGAAAAAAACCGTACGGTGCTCGAGTATCGTGTCGACGCCGAAGGCCGCGAACCGTGGACGTGGATCCGCAGCGAAGGGGATGGACGCGTTTTCTATACCGCGTGGGGACACGATTCGCGGACGTGGACCAACCCTGGCTTTCAAAACCTTGTCGAACGAGGCATCCGCTGGGCAGCCAAACGGGATCCGCAACAAGCGGGCGATTTCCTACAAGACCGAGCGTTTCCGGTTCCCGAGATGACGAAGATCGCCAAAGACGTCAAACCGTTTGAATACCAAGACGTCGGTAGCGAAATCCCCAACTACACGCCCTCGGATAAATGGGGAGTGCAGGGCAAACCGATGAACATGATGCAAAAACCACTCGAACCCGCCGAGTCGATGAAGCATCTGGTTGTCCCCAAGGGATTCCATGTCGAACTGTTTGCATCGGAGCCGGATTTGCAGGGCAAGCCAATCTGCATGGCATGGGACGAACGAGGCCGATTGTGGGTCGCCGAGACCTACGACTACCCCAACGAATTGCAACCGGCCGGCAAGGGACGTGATCGCATCCGCATCTGTGAGGACACTGACGGCGATTGGAAAGCGGACAAGTTCACCGTGTTTGCGGAAGAGCTGAGCATCCCGACCAGCATCACATTTCACGACGGCGGAGCGATCGTTCAAAACGCTACCGAAACCCTCTACCTAAAAGACACCGACGGCGATGACATAGCCGACGTTCGAAAAACGCTGGTCACCAATTGGACGCTCGGCGACACCCACGGTGGCGTCAGCAATTTCCAGTACGGATTGGACAATTGGATCTGGGCGATGCAGGGCTACAACCAATCCAAACCCGTGGCCGACGGAAAACCGCAGCAAGCTTTTCGAATGGGCTTCTTTCGCATGCGTCCCGATGGGTCCGAAGTGGAATTCATCCGCTCGACCAATAACAACACGTGGGGACTCGGCATCAGCGAAGAAGGATTGATCTTTGGCTCGACCGCCAACGGCAACCCCAGTGTCTTCATGCCAATCGCCAATCGCTATTACGAGCGAGTCCGCGGCTGGACGCCATCGCTAACGCTTTCATCGATCGCGGACAGCAACGATTTTCATCCGATCACGGACAAGGTTCGCCAAGTCGATCATCACGGCGGCTACACCGCTGCCGCAGGTCACTCGCTGTACACGGCTCGCGAATACCCTCAGGAATATTGGAACCGAGTTGCCTTTGTGAACGGACCGACGGGACACTTGACCGGAGCGTTTGTATTAAAGCACGATGGCAGCGGATTCACATCGACCAGTCCGTTTAACTTACTTGCGAGTGACGACGAATGGACCGCGCCGATCATGGCCGAAATTGGGCCCGACGGCCAAGTGTGGATCATCGATTGGTACAACTACATCGTCCAACACAATCCAACACCGCAAGGATTCGAAACCGGCAAGGGAGCGGCTTACGAAACGAAGCTTCGTGACAAGAAACATGGACGCATCTATCGCGTGGTATTCGACGGATCTGATGCAAAACCAAGCCCCGATCTGTCCAAGGCGACGCCAAGCGAATGGGTGGCCGCCCTGAATCATCCGACGATGTTGACACGCAAACATGCTCAGCGCTTGCTGGTGGAACGAGGTAAAACCGATGTCACGGAAGAACTGATCAAGTTGATTCAAGACGAATCGACTGACACAATCGGGCTGAACGTCGGTGCGATCCATGCGTTGTGGACGCTAAAGGGACTCGGTGAACTAGACGCCGATGACACCGCGGCAAGTTCGGCGGCATTTGCCGCGCTGCGTCATCCCTCGGCCGGCGTTCGTCAGAACGCGGTCAAGGTGTTGCCATCGTCGACCGCTTCGGTCGATGCCTTGTTAGCCGCCGGCGTTCATCGTGATCCCAACGCCAACACCAAACTTGCGGCGATCCTGGCCTTGTCCGATTTGCCGGCAAGCACCGCCAGTGGCGAGGCGATTGCCCAAATTCTGTCAGAGCCGGCCAATTTGGCGGATCGTTGGATTCCCGATGCTGCTACCAGTGCAGCGGCGCAGAACAGCATCGGTTTCTTGCAAGCAGTTGCCAAAACCCAAACCGTCAATCCCGCAACGAAGCTGCTCGAAATCACGCAACGCGTTGCCGAGCACTACGCGCGAGCTAAAAACGCGGGCGAAATGGAAACGCTGGTGGCAAGTTTGCAAAATGCCAATCGTCAAGTCATTGACGCTGTGTTTGCGGGAATCAGCAATGGATGGCAACGAGATCAAAAGATCGAACTGACCGCTGAACTAGAATCTGATCTGGAATCGCTACTGGACCAGGGTTCCCCGGGAACCCGAGGCGTGATGGTTCGCTTGGCGACTCAGTGGGGAAGCCAAAAGTTCGAGAAGTACAGCAAAGAGATCACCGCAGGTTTTGTGGAAACGCTCAGTGACGAAGACACCCCTGACGCGAAGCGAATCGAAGCGGCTCGAAAATTGGTCGAGTTTAATCCCGCCGACGAGGAAACCGTCTCGTCGCTATTGGATCAATTGAACCCGAGAACGCCTCCCGCTCTTGCCGACGGCATTATCGATGCACTCGAACAGAGCAATTCCGAGTCGCTGGGGCCTCAATTGATTGATCGACTTGCGACGATGACGCCATCGATTCGTTCGGCAAGTTTAACGCTGCTGCTGAAACGGCCCGGCTCGACAAAATCGCTGCTGGAAGCAGCCAAGAAAGGGGACGCCTCGCTGAACGACCTTGCTTTGGACCAAAAGCAATCGCTGGCGTCGCATCCAGACAAATCGATTCGCGAAGAAGCCAAGAAGCTACTCGAAAGTGGTGGCTCGCTGCCCAACGCCGACCGGCAAAAGGTACTCGAAGAGCTGTCGTTCGTCGCCCACACAAAGGGCGATGCGGTCAAAGGCAAAGAGGTTTTCAAAGTCCACTGCGGAAAATGCCATGTTCACAGCGGCGAAGGCTCGGCCGTCGGCCCCGACTTGACCGGCATGGCGGTTCATCCGAAAGAGGAACTGCTGACGCATATCTTGGATCCAAGCCGAAACGTCGAAGGTAACTTTCGCGTGTACACGGTGCTGACACTTGATGGTTTAGTGCTGAACGGAATGTTGGCGTCCGAGTCGAAAACTGCGATCGAATTGTTTGACGCCGAAGGCAAAAAGCACGCGGTGTTGCGGGAAGATGTCGAAGAACTTCTCGCGTCGCAAAAATCAATCATGCCCGAGGGATTCGAAAAGTCGATTAAACCCGAAGAGCTTACCGATCTGCTCGAGTTCCTGACCAAACGCGGCAAACATGTTGCGATGGATCTCAGCAAGGTTGCCTCGGCCGCCAGTGATCGTGGGATGTTTATCGATCCCAATGGCGAAGTCGAACGGCTTGTCTTTGGTGATTGGTCCCCCAAGACCTTCAAAGGCGTCCCGTTTCAGCTGATCGATCCTCGCGATGGCAGCGTGCCAAACGTGGTTGTGCTGCACAGCAACCACAGTCCGATCGTTTCGAAAATGCCCAAGTCCGTCACATTGCCTCTGAATGGACCGGCCAAAGCGATTCATCTGCTCGGCGGTGTTTCCGGCTGGGGTTTCCCCTTTAGCAATGCAAAAACGGTCAGCATGATTGTGCGTATTCATTATGCCGACGGGACATCCGAAGACCACGAACTGTTAAACGAAGTTCATTTTGCCGATTACATTCGACGTGTGGATGTGCCGGAGTCCGAATTTGCCTTTGATTTGTTCGGACGCCAGATTCGTTACCTCGCGGTTTACCCCAAACAGGCCGAGCCGATCTCGACGATTGAACTGGTCAAAGGTCCGGATCGATCGGCACCTGTGGTGATGGCGATCACCGTTGAATCACCGTAA
- a CDS encoding Gfo/Idh/MocA family oxidoreductase, which yields MSETSKKLRLGMVGLGFGAEFIPIYQAHPNAEVAAICRRDQAGLDKCGDQFDIGGRYTSYEDLLADPNVDAVHINSPIPDHAWMSLKALDAGKHVMCTVPMATTVQECEQIVQKVRDTGLQYMMAETVVYSREYLFIKQLYESGELGKIQYLAASHPQDMDGWPSYWEKMIPMHYATHVVSPCLGLVGGLAEYVSCFGSGTVRDDIAKKSGNPFAVETCHIKIKDTDLTAHIWRFLYDVARQYRESFDVYGTEKSFEWTLIENEPHVIHTAKKPEHEIAEKIEVPDFAHLLPEPIRRFTLPQEIHDADHLSFLQGGGHGGSHPHLVNEFVSSVLENRSPVPDAVTSANWTCVGICAHESAMKGGQVVHLPEFTLSRDLSTCLTT from the coding sequence ATGTCAGAAACCTCAAAGAAGTTGCGTTTAGGGATGGTAGGGCTTGGTTTCGGAGCCGAGTTTATTCCCATTTACCAGGCTCATCCGAACGCCGAAGTCGCCGCGATCTGCCGACGCGACCAAGCTGGGCTCGATAAGTGTGGGGACCAATTTGACATTGGCGGCCGCTACACCTCATACGAGGACCTGCTTGCCGATCCCAACGTGGATGCAGTGCATATCAATTCGCCCATCCCTGATCATGCGTGGATGTCACTCAAGGCCCTCGATGCGGGCAAACATGTCATGTGCACGGTACCGATGGCCACCACGGTCCAAGAGTGCGAGCAAATTGTCCAGAAAGTACGCGACACCGGACTGCAGTACATGATGGCCGAAACGGTGGTTTATAGCCGCGAATATTTGTTTATCAAACAACTCTACGAAAGTGGCGAACTTGGCAAGATCCAGTACCTAGCCGCTTCGCACCCGCAAGACATGGATGGGTGGCCCTCGTATTGGGAAAAGATGATTCCGATGCACTACGCGACGCACGTGGTTAGCCCCTGCTTGGGACTCGTCGGAGGGTTGGCCGAGTACGTTAGCTGCTTTGGATCGGGAACCGTCCGTGATGACATTGCGAAAAAGTCGGGTAATCCATTCGCGGTAGAAACGTGCCACATCAAGATCAAGGACACGGATCTAACGGCGCACATCTGGCGATTCTTATACGACGTCGCACGTCAGTACCGAGAGAGCTTTGATGTCTACGGTACCGAAAAAAGTTTCGAATGGACATTGATTGAAAACGAGCCACATGTGATTCATACGGCCAAGAAGCCCGAGCACGAGATCGCCGAGAAAATCGAAGTTCCAGACTTCGCTCACCTGCTGCCGGAGCCGATCCGCCGCTTCACGCTGCCCCAGGAAATTCACGACGCCGATCACTTGTCATTCTTGCAAGGCGGCGGGCACGGCGGATCGCATCCTCATCTTGTCAACGAATTTGTCAGCAGTGTGCTCGAAAACCGAAGTCCCGTCCCCGATGCAGTCACGAGCGCCAACTGGACTTGCGTTGGCATCTGTGCCCATGAATCGGCGATGAAGGGTGGCCAGGTGGTCCATTTGCCTGAATTCACGTTGTCGCGTGACTTGTCAACTTGTTTGACGACTTAA
- a CDS encoding DNA-binding transcriptional regulator — MIRRRSVALLIETSNAYARGLLSGIVDYIHSHDAWSIYLPEQERAAPPPEWLRRWKGDGIIARIETKEIAESIQRTGIPVVDVSAARHYPGVPWVETNDEEIASLAAEHLLQRGFKHLGFCGDAEFNWSTWRRNYFRDLVEKSGCDFHCYETAINEKSSSSFESERQRIAQWLKDLPKPIGVFASYDIKAQLVLDVCRELEIAVPEEIAVLGVDNDELLCSLADPPLSSVVPNSRKTGFEAARLLDAMMNGEEVSEEGRLIEPLGVETRQSTDILAIDDTDVAAALQFIRQHAYAGINVNDIVRHVNISRRVLETRFRNVIGRTPHEEILRQRIMRVKKLLAETDMTLRQIATRTGFEHTEYLTVAFKRETKQTPTQFRKKVTNK; from the coding sequence ATGATTCGACGTCGGTCTGTCGCACTGCTAATCGAAACTTCCAACGCCTACGCGCGAGGCTTGTTGTCAGGGATCGTCGATTACATCCATTCGCATGACGCATGGTCGATCTATCTGCCCGAACAAGAACGTGCCGCACCGCCGCCGGAATGGCTTCGGCGTTGGAAGGGCGACGGAATCATTGCCCGGATTGAAACCAAAGAGATTGCCGAGTCGATCCAGCGGACCGGGATTCCGGTGGTGGACGTCAGTGCCGCGCGTCACTACCCCGGCGTGCCTTGGGTGGAAACGAATGATGAAGAGATTGCATCGCTTGCAGCGGAGCACCTTTTGCAGCGAGGATTCAAGCATCTTGGTTTTTGTGGCGATGCGGAATTCAATTGGTCCACGTGGCGACGAAATTATTTCCGCGATTTGGTCGAAAAGTCTGGCTGCGACTTCCACTGCTACGAAACGGCGATCAATGAAAAGAGTTCGTCCTCGTTCGAAAGTGAGCGTCAGCGGATTGCCCAGTGGTTGAAGGATCTGCCGAAGCCGATCGGCGTATTTGCCTCCTATGACATCAAGGCGCAATTGGTTCTGGACGTTTGCCGTGAGCTGGAAATCGCGGTGCCCGAAGAGATTGCTGTCCTAGGCGTCGACAACGATGAATTACTGTGCAGTCTTGCCGACCCGCCGCTATCCAGCGTTGTTCCCAATTCACGCAAGACCGGGTTTGAAGCGGCGCGGTTGCTTGACGCAATGATGAATGGAGAAGAGGTGTCCGAGGAAGGGCGGTTGATCGAACCGCTAGGAGTTGAAACACGTCAGTCCACCGACATTCTAGCGATCGATGACACCGACGTTGCTGCGGCGCTTCAGTTCATTCGCCAACATGCGTATGCCGGTATCAATGTCAACGATATCGTCCGACATGTGAATATTTCGCGGCGGGTCCTGGAGACACGATTTCGAAACGTCATCGGCCGGACGCCGCACGAAGAAATCCTGCGGCAACGAATCATGCGGGTCAAAAAACTGTTGGCCGAAACCGATATGACGCTTCGCCAAATTGCGACCCGCACCGGATTCGAGCACACCGAATACTTGACCGTTGCATTCAAACGCGAAACCAAGCAAACGCCGACTCAGTTTCGCAAGAAAGTTACCAACAAATGA
- a CDS encoding RAD55 family ATPase: protein MSHRLKTGIPELDDLLGGGLIPGTLTVVMGASGIGKTQLGVGFANAGIEQEGQSGILFDLTSRGDSQNHTAYAERLHDWRLSEFEPNGQWDAAKVWDADYSRRDYMHIFQHSGRRVTANDLDSDSWREWKYEQSKKLDQAIAFFYGNFVHGVRRCVIDGVEPTDKAADSIQFEMFEYIYHQILRKEHDWVARDLFRVAFRQNQERVESHAYDHRDIGCTLLYTSHEVMLDDLLVRPIQSGDVLSNANTIILMGKTRDGNKMGRALHVAKHRGSACDESIVPYTITEAGLQLMR, encoded by the coding sequence ATGTCGCACCGACTGAAAACCGGCATTCCCGAACTCGACGACCTCCTCGGAGGCGGATTGATCCCAGGCACTCTGACCGTCGTGATGGGGGCATCCGGGATCGGCAAAACCCAATTGGGCGTCGGATTTGCCAATGCGGGGATCGAACAAGAAGGCCAGTCGGGCATCCTGTTCGATTTGACTTCGCGTGGCGACTCGCAAAATCACACCGCGTATGCCGAACGGTTACACGATTGGCGTTTGAGTGAGTTTGAGCCAAACGGCCAATGGGACGCTGCCAAGGTCTGGGACGCCGATTACTCGCGACGCGATTACATGCACATTTTCCAGCACTCGGGACGCCGCGTTACCGCCAACGATCTCGATTCGGACAGTTGGCGTGAATGGAAATACGAGCAGTCCAAAAAACTCGATCAAGCCATCGCGTTTTTCTACGGCAACTTTGTTCATGGGGTTCGCCGCTGTGTGATCGATGGAGTGGAACCGACCGACAAGGCAGCCGATTCGATCCAATTCGAGATGTTCGAATACATCTATCATCAAATCTTGCGTAAAGAGCACGATTGGGTCGCCCGCGATTTGTTTCGAGTGGCGTTCCGCCAGAATCAGGAACGAGTGGAATCACACGCTTACGACCATCGTGACATCGGGTGCACGCTGCTGTATACCAGCCACGAAGTGATGCTGGATGATTTGTTGGTCCGTCCGATTCAAAGCGGCGATGTGCTGTCCAATGCGAACACGATCATCTTGATGGGCAAGACGCGAGACGGAAACAAGATGGGACGCGCGTTGCATGTCGCCAAACATCGCGGCAGTGCGTGCGATGAATCGATCGTGCCTTACACCATCACCGAAGCAGGCTTGCAACTGATGCGATAA
- a CDS encoding SecDF P1 head subdomain-containing protein, producing MPHSDNGFSDPPDRIETNTKKFPAVLIAVGVVLLLALATGVAFAWLYQGSVPGTRLVYSVQRSDIHSDAVTSDEMVEPLRQRLRHLFAAGLAVHALDENQVEIIVPTRDPVELALAKRLLRTAGVLRFLPIANQTHHANLLNLVKASSQTPTASRDVLDENGSVVGRWVTVGRDAAATTVDDVTPLTVQLNSLTVRDAQTGEVLQMPSSVLGNDSEVKIARWMNSQNIPSIDVLAVVESEHAVGGEDLAFAAATFDRNGNPAVAINFTDAGAAKMLALTTANAHVGTTQTQLGIVLDDQLLTAPKILQPIRSEARITGDFTRAETDFIVQILKAGQLPAKLNPEPISETQVSASYRLVDLISP from the coding sequence ATGCCCCACTCAGACAACGGTTTCTCGGATCCGCCGGACCGAATTGAAACCAATACCAAGAAGTTTCCGGCCGTTTTGATTGCGGTGGGGGTGGTTTTGTTGCTGGCGTTGGCAACGGGGGTGGCGTTTGCTTGGTTGTATCAGGGCTCGGTGCCGGGTACACGTTTGGTGTATTCGGTCCAGCGTTCAGACATTCACTCAGACGCAGTCACAAGCGACGAAATGGTCGAGCCACTTCGGCAACGACTTCGCCACCTTTTTGCTGCTGGACTTGCCGTGCACGCCTTGGACGAGAACCAAGTCGAAATCATCGTGCCGACTCGGGATCCGGTCGAACTTGCCCTTGCCAAACGCTTGCTTCGCACCGCTGGCGTGCTGCGTTTCCTACCGATCGCCAATCAAACTCATCATGCCAATCTTCTGAATTTGGTGAAAGCATCCTCCCAAACGCCTACCGCAAGTCGTGATGTGCTTGACGAGAACGGAAGCGTGGTGGGAAGGTGGGTCACTGTGGGAAGAGACGCCGCAGCAACAACAGTCGACGATGTGACTCCGCTAACCGTGCAATTGAATTCGCTCACGGTGCGTGATGCTCAGACCGGCGAAGTCCTGCAGATGCCAAGCAGTGTGCTTGGGAATGACAGCGAAGTCAAAATCGCTCGCTGGATGAACTCGCAAAATATCCCATCCATCGATGTTCTGGCGGTCGTTGAAAGTGAACACGCGGTCGGGGGTGAGGACTTGGCGTTTGCTGCGGCCACCTTTGACCGAAATGGCAATCCCGCCGTTGCGATCAACTTCACCGATGCCGGCGCCGCCAAGATGCTCGCTTTGACAACCGCCAATGCGCACGTCGGCACCACGCAAACGCAACTTGGCATTGTGCTGGATGACCAGCTGCTGACGGCTCCAAAGATATTGCAGCCGATCCGTAGCGAAGCACGGATTACGGGAGATTTCACTCGCGCCGAAACCGACTTTATCGTCCAGATCCTCAAGGCGGGACAGTTGCCTGCGAAACTAAATCCCGAACCGATTAGCGAAACGCAAGTCTCGGCGTCTTACCGCCTAGTGGATCTGATCTCGCCTTGA
- a CDS encoding inverse autotransporter beta domain-containing protein: protein MCFLLTPCPHYRFASCLTILLFSLCGKSVSCAQSFSSRLGVHTQSLENGVAEGYSDLRAFIPRGTRESMFFIDGRLLHGHRSSDVGFNLGLGLRGYLDESDAIWGINLFTDQRGTPYAKYNQVGFGFEFLGSRLEVRNNYYFPFGDRRSILSTAPSSVAEAGERLFVFEQNYLQYGYIYNQQTQIEQSLCGMDLELGSRLRLMDGFIEGVAVSGYGGIYAFDNPELDDICGVSARLNAKFQDSFEVDVGVQTDNYFGTQATVGLTLYSDLLSKRSRRSPNAVESRMNDPVKRRSAMMIARGAIGAPPTFVGERLKNPDGTDIRVVHVDGTRARNGDGTFENPLNNVGDVHSSSQSGDIVYLYSDSVFDGQQTLTLQAGQRLLGEGDHYTHYIDTLQLGLIELPNVRGIDGARPVIMNSTHTAIRLANNTMLDNLSILDPFEDAGISGIDVVGARIVNTSITTNADDLYGLALGGASDVRMINSSITTSGYDAYGIFASDSSSVTMDQSLLTTTGGWAYGVVAQDTASLLFDNGSRITTSGRNGYGIAASGTTNIQFDNASSITTHGRLGTGIYATENAQILFDHASTITTNGLGGYGLHALGDTSIHFNNASLIRTHGVNSHAVTALERSTIYFDGGSTIHTTNEGGYGILLLHDAKATLDNACDILTEGRLAYGVRAQNNGKLWSERGSSVTTWGIDAYALRIEMDAQATIRNSSITSHQTDEILASSALTGRNMAIRIEGNTLDDGNGTIVLDNKKNAGLTVLGAANKSELAADNGITAGQITEIDTITYSP from the coding sequence ATGTGTTTCTTGCTCACGCCTTGCCCCCATTATCGATTTGCATCGTGTCTCACGATTCTGCTCTTTTCGCTGTGCGGAAAATCGGTTTCGTGTGCACAGAGCTTTTCGAGCCGACTGGGTGTCCACACTCAGTCGCTGGAGAACGGTGTCGCGGAAGGCTACTCGGACCTGCGAGCCTTTATCCCAAGGGGCACTCGCGAGAGCATGTTTTTCATCGACGGGCGTCTGCTTCACGGCCACCGCTCGTCGGACGTAGGCTTCAATCTCGGCCTCGGACTGCGAGGTTACCTTGACGAGTCCGATGCAATCTGGGGCATCAACTTGTTCACGGACCAACGTGGCACGCCCTACGCCAAATACAATCAGGTTGGATTTGGCTTTGAGTTCTTAGGCAGCCGGCTCGAAGTGCGTAACAATTACTACTTTCCGTTTGGCGATCGACGCAGCATTTTGTCAACGGCACCATCGAGCGTTGCCGAAGCAGGCGAGAGGTTGTTTGTGTTCGAACAAAACTATTTACAGTACGGATACATTTACAACCAGCAAACGCAAATCGAACAGTCCCTGTGTGGAATGGACCTCGAACTTGGCAGCCGACTGAGGTTGATGGATGGTTTCATCGAAGGGGTGGCCGTCAGCGGATACGGCGGTATTTATGCATTTGACAATCCCGAGCTGGATGATATCTGCGGAGTTTCAGCTCGGCTGAATGCCAAATTTCAAGATAGTTTCGAAGTCGATGTTGGCGTTCAAACCGACAACTACTTTGGCACTCAGGCCACCGTGGGACTGACGCTTTACTCGGACCTTCTAAGCAAACGTTCGCGTCGTTCACCGAACGCTGTCGAAAGTCGCATGAACGATCCTGTCAAGCGACGCTCAGCCATGATGATTGCTCGCGGAGCGATCGGTGCCCCGCCTACCTTCGTTGGCGAGCGGCTCAAAAACCCTGACGGCACAGACATACGCGTTGTCCATGTAGACGGAACTCGCGCAAGGAACGGCGACGGCACGTTCGAAAACCCGCTGAATAACGTCGGGGATGTCCATTCCTCGTCGCAATCAGGCGACATCGTCTATCTCTATTCGGATAGCGTCTTTGACGGCCAACAGACACTCACACTACAAGCGGGTCAGCGGCTCCTTGGCGAAGGCGATCACTACACGCACTACATTGATACATTGCAACTCGGTTTGATCGAATTGCCCAACGTTCGCGGCATCGACGGTGCTAGGCCGGTGATCATGAATTCGACACACACTGCAATCCGGCTTGCAAACAACACGATGCTTGACAACCTGTCGATCCTCGATCCATTTGAAGACGCGGGCATCTCTGGCATCGACGTCGTCGGAGCCCGTATCGTGAACACCTCGATTACCACCAACGCGGACGACCTCTACGGGCTGGCACTTGGCGGAGCGTCGGACGTTCGCATGATCAACAGCAGTATCACCACCAGCGGCTACGACGCCTACGGTATTTTCGCGTCAGATTCATCTAGCGTTACGATGGACCAAAGTCTGCTCACCACTACCGGTGGATGGGCCTACGGCGTGGTTGCACAAGATACTGCATCGCTGCTTTTCGACAACGGCAGCCGCATTACAACGAGCGGACGAAATGGCTATGGAATTGCAGCGTCAGGCACAACGAATATCCAATTTGACAATGCCAGCAGCATTACGACCCACGGGCGGCTGGGAACCGGTATATACGCTACGGAGAATGCCCAGATTCTGTTTGACCACGCCAGCACGATTACGACGAACGGTTTGGGGGGCTATGGGCTTCACGCTCTCGGCGACACAAGCATCCACTTCAACAACGCGAGTCTCATCCGCACTCATGGCGTCAATTCACACGCGGTGACAGCTCTTGAAAGAAGTACGATTTATTTCGATGGGGGGAGCACAATTCATACGACCAACGAGGGAGGCTATGGAATTCTTCTACTGCATGACGCCAAGGCGACTCTTGATAACGCCTGCGACATCCTGACCGAAGGTAGACTGGCCTATGGAGTGCGGGCACAAAACAATGGCAAGCTTTGGAGTGAGCGTGGAAGCTCTGTAACCACTTGGGGTATCGATGCCTATGCGCTGCGTATTGAAATGGATGCGCAAGCTACCATTCGAAACAGTTCAATCACATCGCATCAAACCGATGAGATTCTTGCCAGTTCCGCGTTGACGGGACGCAACATGGCGATCCGCATCGAAGGCAATACGCTCGATGACGGCAATGGCACGATCGTCCTGGACAATAAGAAAAATGCAGGCCTGACGGTTTTAGGGGCAGCCAATAAATCAGAGCTAGCTGCCGACAACGGAATAACAGCAGGTCAAATTACAGAGATCGACACGATCACGTACTCTCCATGA